The Salminus brasiliensis chromosome 3, fSalBra1.hap2, whole genome shotgun sequence genome contains a region encoding:
- the aqp10b gene encoding aquaporin-10b: MDRLLKRCHIRNRLVKECFAEFLGVYIIILFGCGSVAQVTTSENTKGEYLSINLGFALGTTFGIYVSKGVSGAHLNPAVSLSLCFLGRFPWARLPFYVFSQVFGGFLAAATVALQYYDAIFHYSGGYLTVSGATATAGIFSTYPAEYLSLWGGVVDQVIGTAALLVCVLALGDVRNTPAPRGLEPVLVGAVVMVIGISMGSNSGYAINPARDLGPRVFTCIAGWGDEVFRAGGGWWWVPLVATCFGGLVGSLIYELVIGVHHPEPETTKATNMEVVQQVSEKPIDITKAWQEVAL; encoded by the exons ATGGACCGATTGCTGAAGAGATGCCACATCAGGAACCGTCTGGTCAAAGAATGCTTTGCTGAGTTTCTTGGAGTGTACATTATAATA CTGTTTGGCTGTGGCTCGGTGGCTCAGGTGACAACTTCAGAGAACACTAAGGGAGAATACCTGTCAATCAATCTTGGATTTGCACTCGGCACTACATTTGGAATCTATGTGTCGAAAGGAGTATCAG GAGCTCACCTGAACCCAGCTGTGTCCTTAAGTCTGTGTTTCCTGGGTAGGTTCCCTTGGGCCCGGCTTCCGTTCTATGTGTTCTCGCAGGTTTTCGGGGGTTTCCTGGCTGCGGCCACTGTTGCTCTGCAGTATTATG ATGCCATATTTCACTACAGTGGGGGGTACCTTACAGTGAGTGGTGCCACTGCCACAGCAGGTATATTCTCTACTTATCCGGCAGAATATCTGAGTCTATGGGGAGGAGTAGTAGATCAG GTAATTGGCACAGCGGCCCTGCTGGTGTGTGTTCTGGCGCTGGGCGATGTACGCAACACACCAGCCCCTCGTGGTCTGGAACCTGTGCTGGTGGGAGCAGTCGTCATGGTAATTGGTATTTCAATGGGCTCTAACAGTGGCTACGCCATCAACCCTGCGCGAGACCTCGGGCCTAGAGTGTTCACCTGCATTGCTGGCTGGGGTGATGAGGTTTTCAG GGCTGGAGGTGGATGGTGGTGGGTGCCCCTGGTGGCCACTTGTTTCGGTGGCCTTGTTGGCTCATTGATTTACGAGTTGGTGATTGGTGTGCACCACCCTGAGCCAGAGACTACCAAGGCAACAAACATGGAAGTTGTACAGCAAGTATCAGAAAAACCAATCGATATCACCAAAGCATGGCAAGAAGTGGCATTGTAA